Within the Bacteroidales bacterium genome, the region GCTTGCTTTCTGATTCACGGCCATTACGGGAACTACCTGCGCCTTTTTTATGTGCCATATCAGTATAATTTAAAACTGACTATTCGTCTTATTCGTTTGATTTTTCTTCATCCGATTTTTTGGATGCCCTTTTTGCCTTCGGTTTGGCTGTGGCTTCCGGTTCTCCCTCCTCTTTGCTCTGAGCTTTGGCCCTGGAAGTTTTCCTGGGAGCTTTGGCCGGTGCAGGAGTTTCCTCAGCGGATGGCTGGGCAACTGCTTCAGCTTCCGTCGGGGTAACCGGTTCTTCCGCCTTTACAGCCTTTTCTTTCCGGGCAGTTTTCTTAGCCTTTCCGCTTTCCAGAATGTCTTCTATTTCAATCTGTGTAAGATACTGCCTGTGTCCTTTGAGTACCTTGTAGCCTTTTCTGCGTTTCTTTTTGAAGATAAGCACCTTATCGCCCTTGAGGTGATC harbors:
- the rplU gene encoding 50S ribosomal protein L21 encodes the protein NGKLFVNRLKGEVGSEVEFNKVLLIENDGKVIIGNPVIEGAVVSARILDHLKGDKVLIFKKKRRKGYKVLKGHRQYLTQIEIEDILESGKAKKTARKEKAVKAEEPVTPTEAEAVAQPSAEETPAPAKAPRKTSRAKAQSKEEGEPEATAKPKAKRASKKSDEEKSNE